In a single window of the Planctomycetia bacterium genome:
- a CDS encoding DUF1570 domain-containing protein, with protein sequence MTVPRSAVLVAFVIALCGLFGIASVQMLVAAPPKSGDKKTKSRSSRSKSSKKKSGDRPFKKGPREKEFADAVGEEYRVKPTDHFIVLTNADEAIVKDFLPRLEKTYDSVHRFVDQVGVKIKYPKEKLPVLFCHDFDEYSARCKQFTGQPAPGEAAGLYWREPLNFSLFYDMSQVSFIKETTAKAEQLKQDAARTPDRNAKQAKLREANWYINRIAIYQQEQNRSVVQHEVAHQLLFNLQFHKADVDNPQWFVEGMATLFEPPPGKTGAGFNVINQSRLGEIRDALVVMKTDDLKNLISRTRTGMLSSQGYAQSWALCYYLVKRKSKELPKYVELIKKRPVDKVLSAKENLADFEKCFGKVNDMFTKKFTNYITKLPFMPPQ encoded by the coding sequence ATGACAGTCCCTCGCAGCGCGGTTCTCGTTGCTTTCGTCATTGCATTGTGTGGTCTGTTTGGGATTGCCTCCGTGCAGATGCTCGTCGCCGCGCCGCCCAAGTCAGGCGACAAGAAGACGAAGTCGCGATCGTCCCGATCCAAATCAAGCAAGAAAAAGTCGGGCGACAGGCCGTTCAAGAAGGGCCCGCGCGAAAAGGAATTCGCCGACGCCGTGGGCGAGGAGTATCGCGTCAAGCCCACGGATCATTTCATCGTCCTGACCAACGCGGACGAGGCCATCGTCAAGGACTTCCTTCCCCGGCTCGAGAAGACCTACGATTCAGTCCACCGATTTGTCGATCAGGTCGGCGTGAAGATCAAGTATCCGAAGGAGAAGCTCCCGGTTCTCTTTTGTCACGACTTCGATGAGTACAGCGCCCGCTGCAAGCAGTTCACGGGGCAGCCCGCACCGGGCGAGGCAGCCGGGCTCTATTGGCGCGAGCCGCTGAACTTTTCGCTTTTCTACGACATGTCGCAGGTGTCATTCATCAAGGAGACGACGGCCAAGGCTGAACAGCTCAAGCAAGACGCCGCCAGGACGCCCGACCGAAATGCCAAACAGGCCAAGCTCCGCGAGGCCAACTGGTACATCAATCGCATCGCCATTTACCAGCAGGAGCAGAATCGCTCGGTCGTTCAGCACGAAGTCGCCCACCAGCTCTTGTTCAATCTTCAATTCCACAAGGCCGATGTCGACAACCCGCAGTGGTTCGTCGAGGGAATGGCCACGCTCTTTGAGCCGCCGCCGGGCAAGACCGGCGCGGGCTTCAACGTCATCAACCAGAGCCGCCTCGGCGAAATCCGCGATGCCCTCGTGGTCATGAAGACGGATGATCTGAAGAACCTCATCTCCAGAACGCGCACCGGAATGCTTTCGAGCCAGGGGTATGCCCAGTCGTGGGCCCTTTGCTATTATCTGGTAAAGCGAAAGAGCAAAGAGCTGCCCAAGTACGTGGAGCTCATCAAGAAGCGACCGGTGGATAAGGTGTTGTCGGCCAAGGAAAACCTGGCGGACTTCGAGAAGTGCTTTGGGAAGGTGAACGACATGTTCACCAAGAAGTTTACGAACTACATCACGAAGCTGCCCTTCATGCCGCCGCAGTGA